The Mixophyes fleayi isolate aMixFle1 chromosome 1, aMixFle1.hap1, whole genome shotgun sequence genome includes a region encoding these proteins:
- the FBP1 gene encoding fructose-1,6-bisphosphatase 1, with the protein MTDQAPFDTNVITMTRFVMEEGIKAKGTGEMTQLLNSLCTAIKAISSAVRKAGLANLYGIAGSTNVTGDQVKKLDILSNDLVINLLKSSFSSCILVSEEDPHALIVEPDKRGKYIVCFDPLDGSSNIDCLASIGTIFAIYKKTTDSEPCEKDALQPGRNIIAAGYALYGSATMLVLATECGVNCFMLDPAIGEFILVNTNVKIKPRGNIYSLNEGYAKYFDAAVTEYLQKKKFPEDGSSPYGGRYVGSMVADVHRTLVYGGIFLYPANTKSPKGKLRLLYECNPMAYIIEKAGGLATNGLENVLDIVPDNIHQRMPIALGSPEDVQEYIEIFKKHAKK; encoded by the exons ATGACAGACCAAGCTCCGTTTGACACCAATGTGATCACTATGACACGATTCGTGATGGAAGAGGGTATTAAAGCCAAAGGCACCGGTGAGATGACCCAACTCCTAAATTCCCTGTGCACTGCTATCAAAGCCATCTCATCCGCTGTGCGCAAGGCTGGACTGGCCAACCT aTATGGAATTGCCGGATCCACTAATGTAACAGGGGACCAGGTGAAGAAGCTGGACATCCTGTCAAATGACTTGGTTATTAACCTGCTGAAATCCTCATTCAGCAGCTGCATCCTTGTATCAGAAGAAGACCCACATGCTCTTATTGTGGAACCTGATAAAAGG gGTAAATACATTGTCTGCTTTGACCCACTGGATGGTTCCTCAAATATTGACTGCCTTGCATCTATTGGAACAATCTTTGCAATATACAAAAAG ACCACTGACAGTGAGCCATGTGAAAAAGATGCCTTGCAGCCAGGACGTAATATCATTGCAGCAGGCTATGCCTTGTATGGGAGCGCTACAATGCTGGTCCTAGCCACTGAATGTGGTGTCAACTGCTTCATGCTAGATCCC GCGATTGGAGAATTCATCTTGGTCAatacaaatgttaaaattaaacCACGAGGCAATATCTACAGTCTTAACGAAGGCTATGCTAAATACTTTGATGCAGCAGTGACAGAATATCTCCAGAAGAAGAAGTTCCCAGAA GACGGCAGTTCACCGTATGGAGGAAGATATGTTGGCTCAATGGTGGCCGATGTTCATCGAACATTGGTGTATGGAGGTATCTTCCTGTACCCTGCAAACACAAAGAGCCCAAAAGGAAAG TTGAGGCTGCTGTACGAGTGCAATCCCATGGCCTACATTATAGAGAAGGCTGGAGGGCTGGCCACAAACGGATTGGAGAACGTGCTGGATATAGTACCAGACAACATTCACCAGAGGATGCCCATAGCCCTGGGCTCTCCAGAAGACGTGCAGGAATACATTGAGATTTTCAAGAAACATGCTAAGAAATAA